The proteins below come from a single Limisphaera ngatamarikiensis genomic window:
- a CDS encoding ROK family protein yields the protein MAFVGIEIGGTKLQILVAETPFHILDRSETRVDPVRGADGIREWIAAELPRLIRGREVQAVGVGFGGPVHWKTGTVARSHQIAGWADFPLRDWLHRMVHVPVVVDNDANAAALGEAWHGAGRAHDPVFYITLGSGVGGGLVVGGRIYHGQPPGETEVGHLRLDRQGTTVESRCSGWAMNERIRQAVTEVPGGPLARRVQQDPGHEARHLAPALAEGDPLAEQLLDSWAQDLAFGLSHVVHLLHPEVIVLGGGLAQVGEPLRAAVARHLPNHLMEAFQPGPKVVLSALGRDAVPIGAIELARWA from the coding sequence ATGGCGTTTGTGGGCATCGAAATCGGTGGAACGAAGCTTCAAATCCTCGTGGCAGAGACGCCCTTTCACATTCTGGACCGATCCGAAACCCGCGTGGATCCGGTCCGCGGGGCGGACGGGATTCGGGAATGGATTGCCGCAGAGTTGCCCCGACTCATTCGGGGCAGGGAGGTTCAGGCCGTGGGCGTCGGCTTCGGCGGACCGGTGCATTGGAAAACCGGCACCGTGGCGCGATCCCATCAGATCGCCGGCTGGGCCGACTTTCCACTCCGCGACTGGTTGCATCGCATGGTTCACGTGCCCGTCGTTGTGGACAACGACGCCAACGCGGCGGCACTGGGCGAGGCCTGGCACGGCGCCGGCCGTGCGCATGACCCGGTTTTTTACATCACGCTGGGCAGTGGCGTGGGTGGGGGGCTTGTCGTGGGCGGTCGGATTTATCACGGTCAGCCGCCGGGCGAAACCGAGGTGGGGCATCTGCGGCTGGATCGCCAGGGCACAACCGTGGAGTCGCGCTGCTCCGGCTGGGCCATGAACGAACGCATCCGACAAGCCGTGACCGAGGTCCCCGGTGGCCCGCTGGCCAGGCGCGTGCAACAAGACCCCGGCCACGAGGCCCGGCACTTGGCGCCGGCCCTGGCCGAGGGCGATCCGCTCGCCGAACAATTGCTGGATTCCTGGGCGCAGGACCTCGCCTTCGGTCTATCCCATGTGGTCCATTTGTTGCATCCGGAGGTCATTGTTCTGGGCGGCGGCCTGGCCCAGGTGGGCGAACCTTTGCGAGCAGCCGTGGCCCGACATCTACCCAACCATTTGATGGAAGCCTTCCAACCCGGTCCCAAAGTCGTGCTTTCGGCCCTGGGCCGCGACGCGGTCCCGATTGGTGCCATTGAACTGGCCCGTTGGGCTTGA